TCTTTTTTAACATTTCTTCAGTGTTTAGAGGGTCTTCAAGAATTGGAATTGAGAACTTGTAGGACAATTGCTGATGGGGTTTTGTTGAAATTGGGTGAAAATTGTGCTATGTTGAATTCTTTGTTGCTCTATGATGGTGGTAGTAAAGACGGGTTATTTCATTTCTTGACCCAAAGCAAATGTGGTAATTTGCAGAATCTTGATTTAAGGTTGCCTCTTGATCTTGATAACAATCACTTGAAAGCTGCTGCTGAAAATTTAGGGAGTTTGAGGAGTTTAAGGTTACAAAGTTGCTGTCTTGTTACTGGTGAGGGGCTAAAGATTCTTGGAAATGCTATGGCTGATGGGCTTGAAGAATTGGCTTTGataaattgtgatgtagtggAAAGAGAATCAGGTTTGTTGACTACATTAGGACAAGATTTGAAAAGATTAAGGAAATTGGACTTGTCTTTTAATGACATGTTACTTGATAAAGAACTTATATCGATGCTAGTATCCTGCAACAATTTGAATGAATTGAAGGTAAGGGGTTGcaaaaaattgacaaatttaTCTATGGTTTCATTGGCTAAGTGTTGCAAGAAATTACAGAGTGTTGATGCAATGTATTGTTGTGGGATTGAGGCACAGGGTGTTGAGTTATTTGTGTTGAATTCACCAAAGTTGAGACTGTTACAGGTTGAGGAAAATAAGGTTTCTGATGTGGCTAAGAGATGGGCATCAAATAAATTCATTGAAGTTGTTGGTTGATaataataaggtttttattGTTCATAACAAATGCTGATTACttgtttgtatatatttatCACATTGTTAGCAGAGAGGAATCATGTCTCCCctgccaaaaaaaattaaataaatgaaactgTTGTACAGAACATCACAACTAAGATGCTTGCTTATTTTGCTGTTTATGGAATCACAAGTATTAGGATGCAGTAGTAGTGCAGTTGAATTTAAGTAGTTTGCACTTTACTTGTGTGTTCCATTAAGTATCAAAGAGATATCATTATTCTTCCATTAACATATTGGTtccttctctttaattttatttttaagttatgcGGAAATTAATACATGCATAACATAAATAGATTTGATATGCTTATTGTAGGTAGTTCTTATTCAAGTGTTTGATCGATAATACTAATGCAtattggttaaaattatttactTGTATAGAGTTCATCATTTTTCAAACAGTTCCCATTgcactcacaccccaaaagttagctcaaagggaggaggattgcccaagccttataaggagtccattCATCTCATTAACCATTCTGAAGCTTACATCAGTCGACTATGATGGTTTTATAACTAATAAGGAAGCAGGTTCTAAGGATGAAGATACACTACTTGCTGATCCTACTCAATATCAATGGCTAGTAGGATGATTGTTATATCTCACTATGACTAGAATTGACATTGCATATGTAGTGCAAGTGCtaagtcaattcatgcatagtCCCAAACAATCTCACATGAATGCTACCTTAAGAGTAGTGAAATATATAAAGAATGCACCAGGTTTTGGTCTTCTTACCCTCTGACAGCTCAGGAAAGTTTGAGGCATATTGTGACTCTGACTGGGGTGGTTGCTTGCAGACTAGGAGGTCAGTCACAGGGTACTCGGTAAAGTTTGGCAATGCTGTAATGTCCTggaagtcaaaaaaaaaaaggaaacagaAGCTAGAAGCTCTGCTGAAGCAGAGTTTAGAAGTATGGCCGTGGTGAACTGGTTGATTGGTTTGTATAAGGAGCTGAGGATCAGTGTTGAGGTTCCCATACACCTTTATTGCGACAGCAAAGCTGCTATTCACATTGCAGCCAATCCCATCTTTCATGAAAGAACTAAGCACATTTACATTGAATGTCATTTTGTGCGAGACAAGATTATACAAGGTATCATCAAGACTCGTTATGTTTCCACTAAGGAGCAGCAGGCTGATCTATTAACCAAGAGTCTTGGCAGGCAACAACATAAACACTTAATGACCAAACTGAGTTTGAAGGATGTATTCAAATCATCAGTTTGAGGGAGGATGTTGAATAGAAGATATTTTCAGTAATTAGTATGTTTAGCTAATTGTATTCTGTTAGAACTGTCAGTTAGTTACACTGTGAGATTATGCTGAATAATACTcaaacattttatttcattctgtTCTCTTCTTCTCTCATTACCTTGAAGGTTCTCATATGGTGAAGATCAAGGAACTTCACAGTTCGGATATACTCAAAGAAAGTTCATACTTAGACTGAAGAAAGCTAGAAGCAGGAATAGGAGAGGCATTTTCGTTTACAAATGTCAATCTTTCAGAAGGTGTCTCATGCATCATACTATTCCATCACTTTGCCAGAAACATTTGAACTTGATGCCTTTGATCTTGACCTGAATAGCTGATCTTGCGTAAGATTGTTTTAGTTGTCATCTAGAGTCTGTATGTAGTCATATGTGCATTTTGATTTCCAGGTTTGAGGATACTCATATTAAAAGTCGCAAAGAGATAACTTTGGAAGGTTAGGTATGTACTACTATTCAGTTTTTCACTTAATTTCCTGTTATAATACCTTTTTCTGTTTCATTTTCATTAGTAATGATACTTTTTTCATGTAGCTAGATCAAATACTAACGCGTGAAGATCAGTATGTAGCTATTTTGATTGATGAGAGGTGGATCAGGTTCATCTTTTGCTTTATATTTGCAGGGAATTCTAGATTTATTCACGTATACTATAACAACATTTTGAGTTCGTTTTTACAGGACATACGGAAGAGTTTGTCAAAATTGGGTGAAGTTTCTGAATTAGGCTCCATGCCTGTGGAGACAGAGTAATAATCTAATTGACTGTAGatgtagattttttttctaattatttccAAGATTTGAATGTGTCTTTTTTACTCAATGTCAAACTTCTTCCCCTAAGAATCACACAGCACTAAATCAAGGAACTGTTCGTGAT
This window of the Solanum pennellii chromosome 2, SPENNV200 genome carries:
- the LOC107010292 gene encoding F-box/LRR-repeat protein 4, with the protein product MDSILCDELLQEIFRRLPPPSAASVSLVCKRWLHLLRSSTTSLSICFIETPLIPLFSSFLCFHPFLSTLSVTITHTLDSSDQLLNSVASSCPNLRHLRFLNGSVSTLSLFSLSVSCPNLVSLALTLFRPLSFLWVTPFGSLKELSIYSAGNSGEFDYGEFYGSCELNLESLLLTGIKSGDKGVGFLWRNCKKITTLKLISCEGVGDQGSFLTFLQCLEGLQELELRTCRTIADGVLLKLGENCAMLNSLLLYDGGSKDGLFHFLTQSKCGNLQNLDLRLPLDLDNNHLKAAAENLGSLRSLRLQSCCLVTGEGLKILGNAMADGLEELALINCDVVERESGLLTTLGQDLKRLRKLDLSFNDMLLDKELISMLVSCNNLNELKVRGCKKLTNLSMVSLAKCCKKLQSVDAMYCCGIEAQGVELFVLNSPKLRLLQVEENKVSDVAKRWASNKFIEVVG